CGTCAGGACCGGGAAGGGCGCCCTGCATGGCCACCACCAGCCAATCCAGGTTATTTTCGGCGATGGTTTGCTCCAAGGTATCCAGTGGATGGGCATCATCCAGTTGGACCAGGGCATGCGTGATGCGCCGTCCATTCAGTGTGCGTGTGCCTCCGAGCGCCATTTGCGCGCCGTGGCCAGGGAGACACTGCACTCCCGGGCGGCATCCTCCAGCGTCCTGCCATGCACGTAGGCAGCGCGCACGCGGGTGCGCCTCTCTCGGGGAAAGGCCATGGTCAGGCACCGCCAAGCCTGGCCTTGATGATCGCCGTACCGATGGTGGTCAGCAGGCCGGAGACACCCCACGACCGCGTTCTTGATGTCCGCATCCAGCAGGACGTAAGCCTCCGATTTCGTGATGCTGCGGTCATCGAGATTGCGCCCTACCCCGATGGTGAGTTTCCCGGCGGTGCAGCGGTATGGCTTCAGCCGCATCCCTTCGTG
The window above is part of the Magnetococcales bacterium genome. Proteins encoded here:
- a CDS encoding DUF1804 family protein, with translation MDHQELRKQLIRHEGMRLKPYRCTAGKLTIGVGRNLDDRSITKSEAYVLLDADIKNAVVGCLRPADHHRYGDHQGQAWRCLTMAFPRERRTRVRAAYVHGRTLEDAARECSVSLATARKWRSEAHAH